In Halopelagius longus, the following proteins share a genomic window:
- a CDS encoding universal stress protein, with translation MSDTDWTVLVPLEVLEGETVPASVVELLSTLSVVALGYHVLPEQTPPGQARMQYEDRAQAILEDVASDFREAGSACETRLVFTHDEEQTLNRVADETGCGAILVPNPSSRVERVLVPVRGEVDVARVTAFVASMLGGRDIEVTLYHVADDESSEPAGRSMVEDAATRLRDRGVASGAIGTDVAVSGTPVRTIAAAAADHDVVVMGESEPSLRSFLFGETADQVAAESLGPVVVVRRAGDSDAGE, from the coding sequence ATGTCAGACACCGACTGGACGGTACTCGTGCCGTTGGAAGTCCTCGAAGGCGAGACGGTCCCCGCCTCCGTCGTCGAGTTGCTATCGACGCTCTCCGTCGTCGCTCTGGGGTACCACGTGCTGCCCGAACAGACCCCGCCGGGGCAGGCGCGGATGCAGTACGAGGACCGAGCGCAGGCGATACTCGAAGACGTGGCGAGCGACTTCCGCGAGGCCGGAAGCGCCTGCGAGACCCGCCTCGTGTTCACCCACGACGAGGAACAGACGCTGAACCGCGTCGCCGACGAGACGGGGTGCGGAGCGATACTCGTCCCGAACCCCTCCTCCCGCGTCGAACGGGTGCTCGTCCCCGTCCGCGGGGAGGTGGACGTCGCCCGCGTCACGGCGTTCGTCGCGTCGATGCTCGGCGGCCGCGACATCGAGGTGACGCTCTACCACGTCGCCGACGACGAGTCGTCCGAACCGGCGGGTCGGTCGATGGTGGAGGACGCGGCGACGCGACTACGGGACCGCGGCGTCGCGTCCGGCGCAATCGGGACGGACGTCGCCGTCTCCGGCACGCCGGTCCGAACTATCGCGGCGGCGGCCGCCGACCACGACGTCGTCGTCATGGGCGAGAGCGAACCGTCGCTCCGGTCGTTCCTCTTCGGCGAGACGGCCGACCAAGTCGCCGCCGAGTCGCTCGGTCCGGTGGTCGTCGTCAGGCGCGCGGGCGACTCGGACGCCGGGGAGTGA